The Zingiber officinale cultivar Zhangliang chromosome 10A, Zo_v1.1, whole genome shotgun sequence genome contains a region encoding:
- the LOC122027631 gene encoding probable aquaporin TIP2-2 produces MAGVAFGRFDDSFSAGTLRAYLAEFVSTLLFVFAGVGSAIAYNKLTSDAALDPAGLVAVAVAHGFALFVAVAIGANISGGHVNPAVTFGLTLGGHITVLTGIFYWVAQLLGAVVGSFLLKFVTGLDTPTHGLGSGVGAVAGVVMEIIITFALVYTVYATAADPKKGSLGTIAPIAIGFIVGANILAAGPFSGGSMNPARSFGPAVASGDFSGLWIYWVGPLIGGGLAGLVYTYAFLCSDHQPLPQ; encoded by the exons ATGGCCGGCGTCGCCTTTGGCCGCTTCGACGACTCCTTCAGCGCCGGCACGCTCAGGGCCTACCTCGCCGAGTTCGTCTCCACTCTCCTCTTCGTCTTCGCCGGCGTTGGCTCCGCCATCGCCTACA ATAAGTTGACGTCCGACGCGGCGCTGGATCCTGCGGGGCTGGTGGCGGTGGCGGTGGCCCACGGGTTCGCGCTGTTCGTGGCGGTGGCGATAGGCGCGAACATCTCCGGCGGACACGTGAACCCGGCTGTGACGTTCGGGCTGACGCTCGGCGGCCACATCACTGTGCTCACCGGCATCTTCTACTGGGTGGCGCAGTTGCTCGGGGCCGTCGTCGGATCATTCCTCCTCAAGTTTGTCACGGGGCTG GACACGCCGACCCATGGACTGGGCTCCGGAGTGGGCGCCGTCGCCGGCGTGGTGATGGAGATCATCATCACCTTCGCGCTCGTGTACACGGTCTACGCGACGGCGGCGGACCCCAAGAAGGGCTCCCTCGGCACCATCGCCCCCATCGCCATCGGCTTCATCGTCGGCGCCAACATCCTCGCCGCCGGCCCCTTTTCCGGCGGATCCATGAACCCCGCCCGCTCCTTCGGCCCCGCCGTGGCCAGCGGTGACTTCTCCGGCCTCTGGATCTACTGGGTCGGGCCGCTCATCGGCGGTGGCCTCGCTGGGCTGGTCTACACCTACGCCTTCCTTTGCTCCGACCACCAGCCGCTTCCCCAGTGA